Proteins from one Sphingobium herbicidovorans genomic window:
- a CDS encoding class I adenylate-forming enzyme family protein, with product MSHDVIDQLCANLRDHGSDPGIEFEGRWVSWGEVARYGEAVVALLDAAGCPPSAKVGIIIRNRLAHAAAVVGLLAHRRSISFVYPFLPASAIGDNIEDLGAAAILADQQDWPNFWEAAGKAGCAGIALGGIDDAPSLMDGLAKCRRTQFDDALPDGGIEVLSSGTTGTPKRIPMPLKLLERAVMSAPGAEAGQAPPVQINIWPLGGVGGVCLLTGAAVNNTPLVLMERFSVDGLVDALRRHRPDTLGLNPTAIAMIMDADVSPQDMESVKSVSGGSAYLDPDLQDRFEQRYKLPILWGMGATEFCGTIVRWTPQMRAEKGDSKRGSTGLPMPGVEIRAIDPESGAEVPRGAEGLLEVHCPSVRPDWVRTTDLVMIDEDGYVFHRGRHDGAIVRGGFKILPERVVDVLRQHPAVVDASVVGIPDARLGSVPVAAVELSQSAAQVDEQALLAHLRAELPPTHVPVEIRIVDALPRTPSLKVSLTEVKRMFMADAA from the coding sequence GTGAGCCACGACGTCATCGATCAGCTTTGCGCCAACCTGCGCGACCACGGCAGCGACCCCGGTATCGAATTCGAGGGCCGCTGGGTCAGTTGGGGCGAGGTGGCGCGGTACGGCGAGGCCGTGGTGGCGCTGCTCGACGCGGCGGGGTGCCCGCCGTCCGCCAAGGTCGGGATCATCATCCGCAACCGGCTGGCGCATGCGGCGGCGGTGGTGGGACTGCTTGCCCATCGGCGGTCTATCAGTTTCGTCTATCCATTCCTGCCCGCGAGCGCGATCGGCGACAATATCGAGGATCTGGGCGCTGCCGCTATCCTTGCGGACCAGCAGGACTGGCCCAATTTCTGGGAAGCGGCGGGAAAGGCTGGCTGCGCGGGCATCGCTTTGGGCGGGATAGATGACGCGCCTTCGTTGATGGACGGCCTGGCAAAATGCCGCCGCACCCAGTTTGACGATGCGTTGCCCGACGGCGGCATCGAAGTGCTGTCGAGCGGCACGACCGGCACGCCCAAGCGTATTCCGATGCCGCTGAAACTGCTGGAGCGCGCGGTGATGAGCGCGCCGGGGGCCGAAGCGGGGCAGGCGCCGCCGGTGCAGATCAACATCTGGCCATTGGGCGGCGTCGGCGGCGTGTGCCTGCTGACCGGCGCTGCGGTCAACAATACGCCACTCGTCCTGATGGAACGGTTCAGCGTCGATGGACTGGTGGACGCGCTGCGCCGCCACCGGCCCGACACGCTGGGCCTCAATCCCACCGCGATCGCCATGATCATGGATGCCGATGTGTCGCCGCAGGACATGGAGAGCGTGAAAAGCGTTTCGGGCGGTTCAGCCTATCTGGACCCCGACCTGCAGGACCGGTTCGAGCAGCGTTATAAGCTGCCGATCCTGTGGGGCATGGGGGCGACCGAATTTTGCGGCACCATCGTCCGCTGGACACCCCAGATGCGGGCCGAGAAAGGCGACAGCAAGCGCGGCAGCACCGGCCTGCCGATGCCGGGCGTGGAAATTCGCGCGATCGACCCCGAGAGCGGGGCGGAAGTGCCGCGCGGCGCGGAAGGATTGCTGGAAGTGCATTGCCCGTCGGTCCGTCCCGACTGGGTCCGCACCACCGACCTGGTGATGATCGATGAGGACGGATATGTCTTTCACCGGGGACGGCATGACGGGGCGATCGTGCGCGGAGGCTTCAAGATACTGCCCGAACGCGTGGTCGATGTGCTGCGCCAGCATCCCGCCGTGGTCGATGCTTCGGTCGTCGGCATCCCCGACGCCCGGCTGGGCTCGGTGCCGGTGGCAGCGGTGGAGTTGAGCCAGAGCGCGGCGCAGGTCGATGAACAGGCGCTGCTGGCCCATCTGCGCGCCGAACTGCCGCCGACCCATGTGCCGGTTGAGATCCGCATCGTCGATGCCCTGCCGCGCACCCCGTCGCTGAAAGTCAGCCTGACCGAGGTCAAGCGGATGTTCATGGCCGATGCGGCCTGA